ATTTGAGAAATACTTCTATAACTTTATTGGGGGCCATCTACCCGAGAGAGTAAGTTCGAATGTTGGTGCAATAGGATTTTCTTGTGTATTTGTGGATTATCATAAAGACTAGGTTATCTTGATGTCCTTTGTAGTTCAAGGGCAGTGATGGCCTACATTTTCTCGAACCGATGTGAAAAGTTCCTCTCACTGAGGCATTGTTAATTTAATGCCGTACTTTCTTTTTTTCCAGAATAGAGATAGACACAAAGCTCCCTGTAGTAGGTGATCAGAAATGGGTTATATGGATCTGTTCCTTTAATGTGCCAATGGCACCTGGGAAAACCCGTTCGATTGTCTGTAGTGCTCGAAATTTCTTCCAGCTATCAATGCCGGGGCCTGCCTGGTGGCAGGTGTGTAGCGTTCAGTTTTTTTCCTTGCTTTCTTATAGTCcggttttattaattttttgtttgcaATTTTGAAAGTACTCTAACAGTTGAAGCTTTCTGAGGGCATAGCCAGTTGCTCGTGATGTTTTGTCTTTCAGTTTCGGCTGCTGCTTCTACGGTTTAATTTCCTTAACTGGTTAATAATGTTAATCTCATTATTTTTGGCTATGTCAGGTGGTTCCTAGATGGCTCGAGCACTGGACATCAAATCAAGTATACGACGGAGATATGATTGTTCTTCAAGGTCAAGAGAAAGTTTTTCTCTCTGAATCAAGGGGAGGTTCATCCGATGTGAACGAGAACTACACAAAACTCACATTCACACCCACTCAAGCTGATCGCTTTGTCTTAGCCTTTCGTAACTGGCTGAGGCGACATGGAAACAGTCAACCGGAGTGGTTCAGTTTTAATGCTCAACAACCTTTGCCATCGACAGTCTTCTCAAAACGTCAGGTAGGACTGAAAAATTCGAATTAAACCGTTTAtccaaaccaaactaaattaaGTATATTCTGACTCcataaaaatagttttaaaagaTTTGTTAGAGCGTAAAAGAGTAGACAATTTAGTTTTTGATTATTACTATCAGTTAATCAAAtcgaacaaaatcaaactttaaaacgactcattttgaTTAATGTATatgtacatataaaaaaaactatatatattaatttagttattatgtgtaattttggtttaaatctatattaactaaataaaaTGAACCAAACCAAAGAAAATTGtgaattttgattaattgagCTAGGATTTATGTGAATGTATGGCACAGATTGATTTTTATTCTCTCTTAAAGAATGATTTTTTTCTTACATTTTACTTAAACAAACCGAATTGTGCATGCTCCTTAATGACAGACACAGATAACATAATTGTTTTATATGTTAGTTGCTAAGGTTCGGGTCGCTATTATTCCTTAACATGGTTCTATACTGTGATGCAGATGTTGGACAGATTTGAGCAACATACCCAGAAATGTTCATCCTGTAAAAAGGCATATGCAACATTCCAGACATTGCAGAAAATTCTGATTGGCGCAACGGTTGCTTTCTGTGCAACAGCTGGAATTCCCTCAGATTTGAACTTAAGGATCGTCTTGGCTGCGCTCGCAATTCTAAGTGCTGTGTCAGCATATATTTTGATACGACTAGAATCGAACTTTGTTTATGTTGATTATGTACATGCGGAAATTGAATAACCCATTTCTAGATTCATCAGTTTTATAGGTTATTAGAACAAATTTTTAGTGAAAGTAAAAATATAGAAAACAGTGTCTTATATGTACAGAACTATtggttttgataaattttataaattaatttttttctccgGTTATTTCTCTTAgctcataaaaatttaaaagtatctGCAGTTTTAGATATGAGttaaatcatataaatgaaGGTATAATTGATGAAAATGGGCATTTGGAATGTTCATATCATGGGTGGGCATTTGATGGGTGTCGATGTTGCGTGATGATTCCTGAGGCCATGCCAGAAAGTCCTGAAGTTCGCGCAGTTAAGTCTCCTAGAACTTGGGAACGAGGACCGGCCTGCATACCTCAAAAGTAATTGATTCTTCCCTATTTTCATGTTatctttatgtttttttatgatCATTTAATTGCTGAATTTGATGTCACTGTACTATTCAAGTCATgttattattttgattgtttaGGTTACCAGATGACTTTGATAAAACCAAGTTCTCAACGGTTATAATTCAGCGTTATTTGTTCTATGGTTATGATACGCTTGTGAAGAATATCTCTGATCCTTCCCACATTGATTTGGCTCATCATAAGGTACGGATATGAACCGAGGATTTGATAACATTAGCTTGCGGGGTGTTTCAGAAGTTGCTGCTTACTGCATTTTTTAAGTAAATCTTAAGCTTTAAGTCGAGTCTCAAATATCTTAGTTACATTGAACACCCGGCTCCTTCTAGACATAAATGAAAGTAACTTGTTGAAGCTGTGATATGCCCGTGAAATAAAGTTGTACCGGTTCTATGTACGAAGTGCACATGAAATTCGCTAGGGAAGGAAGTGTTCAACTTACTGCGCAAGCTAGAAATTTAAAATGGCTTGAATTATTGGACGTTGTCGAAAAGTGGTTAAAGCAAATCTAATTGATCAATACCGATAAGAAGCGTCCTGATTCTCTTGCTTATCCATCACCAATATGTTTTCAGACACTAAAACATTCATAAGGTTTTGTTTGAGTTTGCCCATGCCCATTTTATTCTTCGAGCCGGTGCCAATGAGGGAATCCACGGATCAGTGCTAAGTTTGTTGCTCGCCTTGTTATTAATTGCCTTTATTGCAAATTGTTAATATAAAAGTGTTGCTTTTTATGCTTCAAGAATCAAAAGTGTTCTTGAGTTTTGGTAAGGAAATCAAACCTTGTTAAATCTGTCATGACCTCGTGTACTGTATGCAAAAATTGAACCAACCCAAATCAAACGAACAAACTGAATACATTGGTTTGGTTCTGTTCTGTTCAGATCAACTTGAAATATTCTAAATCCTTGCAAATCAAGTGTAGTTCCGTTGTAACAgaaataatttgatttgaacCGAAATGaccaaatttttgaaattggtCACTCTCATTTCTCATTTTCACAGTTCGTACAAATTCAAAACTAACTGCAAATTATTAATGACTCATCTCAAACgcgaaatttaaacaaaaaatccatttaaaaaaagtCATCTAAATCAAATTGGTAGATTCTCAgtttaatatacatattaaaaataaatcagcTGTGAATGAAAATGGAagatttcatttaaattaaagtCGCTGACATTAGGATTTAGTTACAAGTAGccaaaaaacaattaaacaagaCAACCTAAGAACATCAAATTAACACAGAAGGATGACAATCAATCTACAGATTCAGTCATCGCCACAAATCTAAGAACTGGTGAACTTCGTCACAGCCTTTGTACCTTCAGAAACAGCATGCTTGGCCAATTCACCGGGCAGAACCAACCTCACAGCGGTCTGAATTTCCCGAGATGTAATCGTCGGCTTCTTGTTATACCTAGCAAGCTTGGACGATTCTTGAGCTAATTTCTCAAAAATATCATTGATAAAACTGTTCATAATCCCCATAGCTTTGCTTGAAATTCCAATGTCAGGATGAACTTGCTTCAGAACCTTGAAGATGTAAATCTTGTAAGTCTCTACGCTCTTCTTGgacctcttcttcttcttgtctCCGGCCACCGCATCCTTGGGCAGTTTCTTCTCCGCCCTTGGTTTCTTCTCCGCCGCTGGTGTCTTCTCTGCTATTGGCTTCTTCTCTGCCGGCTTTTTCTCTGCTTTTGGTGCCATTGGGTATTCttgaaaaattgaaagtttttgatttttgttgagAGAAAGAATTGGTGAGATGTTGAATGAGGTTTTGTGGATCTGTTTGCTTATATAGAAAAAGAGGGGTGTGATTTGATTGGTTGGATTTATGTTGCGCGGATTGGTGACGTGTGAAATGTGTAGCGGATTTTTGGTTCGAGTTTTGCACTTTTGTTTTGATGATACACGGATCGCGGACATGGACCGTAGATTTGATGGGAAGAGGAAATGGACGGATTGGATTAAGGCTTTTTAAGTTTCTGTAAAATTTTGAGTTTCCGGCATTCGAGTTTAAGGCGggataaatgaaattttttaaagcTGGTTTTGGAGCTAGCtaattgatttgtatttttattgttaaattcaaattttaatttatttatagtagtattcaacatttaaatgaACTAGTCGTAAACCCGCACATTTGTGCGGaatcaaattgatatttaatttaaataataattttattaaaaaaattattactaaaagtgttaaaagaaactaaaaatttattttgtataaactgataaaacaaaacaaaatgaaaataattcatttataataaTTCTAGTAATAAAGACTTAATTATAATACTAATAAGTCTACTAATAAATTGTTTTGTAGCATTGACTATTTATGGCACATTTCTgcattttattgaaattttatttttatataaactgaCAAATTTTGGGTCGAATCATTCACAGtttattaaaagtattatataaCTTAATATTGCAAAACAGACttcttttctattatttatGTAGATTGTGTATCAACTAAAATTCAATGcatataatcatactatatatatatatattatatagtatgctttaattagttgattttgattaaatttgaattgtagagaatagtttataattttaaacgtttaagtATTTTACTCCATCTTTCAATATTGTCatattttggttaattaattctttgatattttatcatttaaatagaAAAGTACATGTTACAGAAAATATATAAGAATAAAGCTAAAGGAATgtacgaaaaatacaaaaaagttatttttttatttttttattatttaaaaattcaaaacatgAAATGATGATCGCTTATCTTTATGTGTTTAGAGATATATGAAGATAAAGGATTAAAAGTCAATTTTatctattaaaatattatgaattttttttttaccaaatataTGGAAAATCACTTTTGAAAAgtaagtttaataaaaattaaatagctaaaattataataagatcAAAGCAGAAAAAAGACTCCTTAATATCCAATTCTTAAGATAAAACCACATTCACCAATCCAAGTCTTGTCGTAGAGCAATATTATATTACTTTAAATTGAGAGAGATTAACCATGATAGCtataaatagattaaaaaaattaaattatgcaaGCAA
This region of Mercurialis annua linkage group LG1-X, ddMerAnnu1.2, whole genome shotgun sequence genomic DNA includes:
- the LOC126653411 gene encoding histone H2B.3-like, which codes for MAPKAEKKPAEKKPIAEKTPAAEKKPRAEKKLPKDAVAGDKKKKRSKKSVETYKIYIFKVLKQVHPDIGISSKAMGIMNSFINDIFEKLAQESSKLARYNKKPTITSREIQTAVRLVLPGELAKHAVSEGTKAVTKFTSS